The following proteins are encoded in a genomic region of Candidatus Eisenbacteria bacterium:
- a CDS encoding AI-2E family transporter — MDLNGTIRDETPHVWPGPAGTVRLAVLLAVLAIVLYLTWAVFQPFVLMFATAAPVAMLMTPTQERLAAGLGNRKSLAAAILVIWTLLIVAIPFTGVLTLLAGQAVNFFSWLGPQLEPAKVQTFLKETLPSKISWFGPLWETLEPYVAPTAAGLLAQISRAVQVLLQRLATGIGATMVEISLFFLFLFFFLRDGRTILGLVRSLSPLSSEQENRVIEHLRATSRGAILGVVVVPIAQGAAAMLGYWIFGVPNALLWGSVTVLACLIPLLGAPIVWVPISIFLFFTGPLWKAIGLFVYGAAVISSIDNILKPMLLSGAARVHPLLGFLAVIGGTLAFGPAGLLVGPIVLSLAISALHIYRTDFLVRWGPSGAGTIGAPVAPDAEELQVPVIVTSVDPSIAGSATAPAPAPAPPAPAPPAPAPAPAPPAPPTPA; from the coding sequence GGCCGGCGGGCACGGTGCGCCTGGCCGTGCTCCTGGCGGTGCTCGCGATCGTGCTCTATTTGACGTGGGCGGTCTTTCAGCCCTTCGTCCTGATGTTCGCGACGGCGGCCCCTGTGGCGATGCTCATGACCCCCACGCAGGAGCGGCTCGCTGCGGGGCTCGGGAACCGCAAATCGCTCGCGGCCGCGATCCTCGTCATCTGGACGCTCCTCATCGTGGCCATCCCGTTCACCGGGGTGCTGACGCTGCTCGCCGGCCAGGCGGTGAACTTCTTCTCGTGGCTTGGACCGCAGCTCGAACCCGCCAAGGTGCAGACGTTCCTCAAGGAAACCTTGCCCTCGAAGATCTCCTGGTTCGGCCCTTTGTGGGAGACCCTGGAGCCCTACGTGGCGCCGACGGCCGCGGGCCTTCTTGCGCAGATCTCCCGCGCGGTGCAGGTGCTGCTCCAGCGGCTCGCCACGGGTATCGGCGCCACCATGGTCGAGATCTCGCTCTTCTTCCTCTTCCTCTTCTTCTTCCTCCGCGACGGGCGGACGATTCTCGGGCTGGTGCGCTCGCTGTCGCCTCTCTCCTCGGAGCAGGAGAATCGTGTCATCGAGCACCTGAGGGCCACCTCGCGCGGGGCGATTCTCGGAGTCGTGGTGGTGCCGATCGCGCAGGGCGCGGCCGCCATGCTGGGCTACTGGATCTTCGGGGTGCCGAATGCGCTCCTCTGGGGGAGCGTCACCGTGCTGGCCTGCCTCATCCCGCTGCTCGGCGCCCCCATCGTCTGGGTCCCGATCTCGATCTTCCTCTTCTTCACGGGCCCCTTGTGGAAGGCGATCGGGCTCTTCGTGTACGGGGCCGCCGTGATCAGCAGCATCGATAACATCCTGAAACCGATGCTCCTGAGCGGCGCGGCGCGCGTCCATCCCCTTCTGGGGTTCCTTGCCGTCATCGGCGGGACCCTCGCCTTCGGGCCGGCCGGCCTCCTGGTCGGGCCGATCGTCCTCTCGCTGGCGATCTCGGCCCTGCACATCTACCGCACCGACTTCCTGGTGCGCTGGGGGCCTTCCGGCGCGGGAACCATCGGGGCACCCGTCGCACCAGACGCCGAGGAGCTGCAGGTGCCGGTGATCGTGACCTCCGTGGACCCCTCCATCGCGGGGTCGGCGACCGCCCCCGCACCCGCCCCCGCGCCTCCCGCGCCCGCGCCTCCCGCACCCGCGCCCGCCCCCGCACCGCCCGCGCCGCCGACCCCCGCCTGA